A single window of Brachionichthys hirsutus isolate HB-005 unplaced genomic scaffold, CSIRO-AGI_Bhir_v1 contig_853, whole genome shotgun sequence DNA harbors:
- the LOC137913776 gene encoding desumoylating isopeptidase 1-like: protein MDKSATRYNVQLYIYDVSRGMARSLSPVMLGKQLDGIWHTAIVAYGDEFFFGGEGISSCSPGGTMLGPPDTVVELGETEVSDEIFMDYLSSLGENAYRGDRYRLFEHNCNTFTNEVAQFLTGRAIPSYITDLPSEILSTPFGQLLRPILDSIHIAPPGGKVINGGRSV, encoded by the exons ATGGATAAGAGTGCCACGCGATATAATGTACAGCTTTATATTTATGATGTGTCGAGAGGAATGGCCCGCAGCCTCAGCCCCGTCATGTTAG GAAAGCAACTTGATGGTATCTG GCACACAGCTATAGTGGCATACGGCGACGAGTTCTTCTTCGGAGGGGAAGGTATCTCAAGCTGTTCACCG GGTGGAACAATGCTCGGTCCTCCCGACACGGTGGTGGAGCTCGGAGAGACTGAGGTGTCTGATGAGATCTTCATGGATTACCTCTCTTCCCTAGGAGAAAATGCATACAG AGGGGACCGCTATCGTCTGTTTGAGCACAACTGCAATACCTTCACCAATGAGGTGGCTCAGTTCCTGACGGGCAGGGCCATCCCGTCCTACATCACCGACCTACCGTCAGAAATCCTCTCCAC GCCATTCGGACAGCTACTGCGGCCCATCCTGGACTCGATCCACATCGCTCCTCCGGGAGGCAAAGTCATAAACGGCGGACGGAGCGTCTAA